The Aedes aegypti strain LVP_AGWG chromosome 1, AaegL5.0 Primary Assembly, whole genome shotgun sequence sequence gtcatttttgaatgacccctaagcATATCTTGAAAAACACTCAGGAGATTTAATACCATTCCTTTTAAAGTTATCATTCATGATAAAGAAATCATAATCATATAATAAAGATTTCAACAAGATTTTCCTCAACGATACCTTTACACCAGTATGAACTAGGGAAGAACACATGGTCAATTTTGTTGAGAAATCTTTGGCAGAGACTGCAGGAGTAATCTTTGGATAAAATGATGGATAACCGCTTCAgagaaatctgtgaaggaaatttctctagaaatttcatgTGGATACCTTCATCGAAATTCACAGAAGAGACCCCAATAGATGCATTTGaataactcctggaagaattcatggagtaattcctggaaaaacaaaTGTTaggattcttgaaagaatttctgtaaaaatggcTGCTATATATGGCTGCGCCTTAACTTAAACAAAACTTCGGACTTCAGGATTGTTTCGGCAATGCAGTCTTAGGAACAATTAAAACGTCAAATATGTTCTATGCCTGGTGTTTCAATGGTTTATGCCGTCTATCTCATTTttaggaagaattcctgttaatTTATTTGGTAGATATTCTAGTGGTGTAAATACTGGAGGAATCAATATAGGAAACTATGGAAGAAATGCTGAGAAAATGCATGAACATTCGTTGAAGCATCCTTGAAGTAATCGctgtggaaattactggagagGTATTAGCAAGATACTACTTGCAGAAACTTCTTCTaagcatcccttgaaaaatcaCTAGAGGATATTGAGgacgaattcctggaagaatcttaagatgaatttctggaagagtttCAAAATGTGTGTAGCTTTTCTTCAAAGAAGATGTGAACTATGGAATAAATTCGTTTGAATCACTGCAGTcaaatttttttcactaaagTGCACTGCAGAGACGACTTTGGAGtccattttgcttaaaaaaaagcCAGAGAGCTTCTATTTGACATAGAGTCTTCTAAGAAACTTACATTGAATAAGTGATCAAGTCTCTAAAAATAGACCTGCTCATAAATGTTGATGAAAAACGAGATCAAAATGATTTCAATCAGGAACCAAAAACAAGAAAACGAGGCCACAGAAAATTAGGCAAAACTCTAAaagtaattcaaaaatataaaaaaaatcctagaaaactTCGTAGAAAACCCAACCCGACATTCCTCAGAGGGCTAATCTaagaatttgcttcaaaatgtcAAGGTCAAGGTATAACCTCCACCAGAAATTCAATTAATGAACTTTTCACGAATTTCCGAGATTTTCGATTAGTATACTTTCATAAATTCAATTAGGCCCTTCTTAAGTTATCTCTAAACATTCTGAAGATTTTTAACAGGAAGTATTATTCCTTCATAGTTtctgggataaattttcaactatTTTACAAGTATTTTTGAGGAATATCCTTGCGTTATCTCTGACGAAAGaccttaaaaactacctaatgaACTCCTGCAAGGTTGATGAACTTAAACAAGGATCTCTAATAAAACTACCATTGTAAAAAGTCTTGcaagaattttcagaattacTGCTGCGATAATTATATATAAAATATCACACTATGCCTTGGAAATAGCTGCAGAATCTGAGTGCAAATCCTAGACGATTCTCGTAAGATTTTGATGTAAATCGATGAAATCGTGGAGTAATTTGTGAATCTGTTTTGCTAATCGCTTtctaatttcaagaattttcaacttttaaaaataaatccacATGTAACAGAGCCATCTAGGTGTGAAAACATTAAACTGATGCTTATCGCCATATATTTCAGCAATTTGCTGTTCATACAAACCTAAACCCCACTTTGAACCATTAGCGGAGACCCCGTGAACCAATTGACTTATAATGTTCAGGAAGCAATGTTACTATCATAGATGCAAGATTTTGATTTCACAATTTCATATATGTTGGGCTAGTCTGCTATCCAGCAATACTTACGCATGAGGTTCGGGAAACTCCCACACCAAGATGTTTTCCGCCTTGAGATCACGGTAGATTACCCTCCTCCGGTGCAGATATTCCATGGCCTTGGCTGCCTGGAGAACCAGCGATTGGAAACAGTACGGACCGATGCGAGCGCCACTTCGACGAAAGTGGCGCAGCACGGCATCCAGCGCCCCCTTCGGAGCCAAGTCCAGCACCAGCGCCAACGGTTGCGTACAGACTCCAATCAACGGAACGATGTTCGGATGGCGTAGCGTCAGAAGAACGGCCAACTCCTGCCGCGCTGTACAGTAAGCCTTGCACGAGTGCTGCAACGGATCGCGTTCCCACTTTCCGAGGGCAGCTTTGTACGCTATGATGGCACTTTGACGAGCTCGCGGACCCGGTGCGACCGGTTGCAGCATCTTCATCGCTACCGGGATAATGGTCTTAGAACCGCGGGTCTTGCACGTTGCTTTGAACACAAAGCCGAACGCTCCACGTCCTAGAAGTGGCCCTCGAGTGATATCACCTGACTTGATCACGTAGTTCTCCGAGAGATCCAGGAaattctacggaaaatgtacatttagaaagttgttcaatacTGACTTGCTTACAACTTACCACATCCGGAGTGATCCGGCTCAGATCGATCTCCCCATGGATCGGACAGGCCACCGATTTCTTATCGTACGCAGCCAGAATGCATTCTTCCACCATCCACGAGTAGCTTGGAGGCCCTGGCATATCCCCTGCGTTCACAAGGGGATGGCCTTCGATGGAAGTAGCCCGCGAGCTATCGGCCGATTCCTGCCCTACCCCAGAATCACAATCGGACCACCCAACCGAGTCCTGTGACTTACGCGAAGGAACCAAGTCGTTCAATATACCCGGCAACTCGTTCAACCCACTGGACTCCCCGAACTCCTGCCTCCTGTCGACACTCAGCCGTTTGTGCATCATGGGTCGTTGAGTGCCCATCACTCCGGAACTTGACTTCACTTGCGAAGGAAAATTCGGAACGTGTCGGTCCTCGCAATCACGCAGGCATTTCGGGCATGGAACCAACCTGGTCACCAAGAAGCGACCTTCCGAGGTATGCACAAACCGAGTACCCAACGTAGGGTACCAGTCTTCCAGCAGCAAATCGATGTGATCTACACTGAGTGCCAAAAGCTGCGTCAGGCACCGTACATTGACTTCGATTTCCACCGAGGCCAGTTCCGCTCCGACTTCGTCCAGTTTCCGTATCTTCAACGCATTGAATGGGAAATATATCTCCAAGATCGAAGTCGAAGTGAGATCAATATCGCACCAGATTCCGTCCTGTTTCAGTTTGAAGCGGTTCATCGGGTTGCGATAAGGCGAGGTCGGGCAGGTCACGGAGATCTCCCTCATTTTGAACACCAGCGTTGATCCGTAGTACAGGGCTAGACCCGTTTGCCAGACTGCCCAGTGCGACGACATGTTCAGCACTTGGTTGATGTCCGGGTCGGATGAGACGTCCTTGGGAAGGGGATAGAGGGACCGGATCGCTTCGATGACCTGATCGTCAGCCAGAACCCGAGTTATGAGTCGGGACCAGAAGCCGGATGGGAAGTAAGACATCAGAAGCAGGCGAGAAATGGTTTGTTCGTGACGGGGTAGAGTTTGGATATCGCAGGCGTTGTTCAGGGTTGGCGTCTGTGGTTCGGATGTGACCGGCTCGTAGGTCGGTAAATTGGTGTTCAGCGGATTGCGACGCGTTCGCATAACCCATCCCTTGGAACGTGTTGCGATCTGCAAGACAAGAAATGAATCAGGACTGTCTCAAGGTCATTTGAGTGAAGCTTACCTTAACGGTAACTACCCTATCTGCTGTGCTGTCTTCTTCCAAAGGAAGAAGTGATGGAATAAGTAGGGTTCTCGCATCCCACGATAAGGCGACTTcgaatttgttcaacaaactgacAATGTACCTGTAACAAACCCGAAACAGTCAATTCACTCATCCTATGAACGCTTAATCAGAACTTACCCTCGGTTATCGCTGCTCCCCAGGCAAGAACTCTTGAACACATGCTGCAAGTCGTCCATCTTCATAACCCCGGTCCTAGCGAACGGGTTGATCTCCCGGACGGTAACCACGTGTGCCAACATATCGCACAGCCACTGCGGATCCAAGAAGTACAAATCGCGCAACGTCGCATCGTCATAGTGCAGAAGAACGCCATTGTCGTGGAGAAACATGGTAGCTTGGTTCAACTCGGACCAATCGCGGAAACCCTTGAACCCCCGAAGTTGCATCTCCTGAGTCACCATCGATCGATACCGATCGGCATCCAGCACCGGATCTGCTCCGAACTGCCTCAGTGATGAGGATATGGCACCTACAACATCTTCCAGTGCCAAGTAGCTCGCTGGAACTCGTTGATACAGAAGAGGCTCTTTGCAACCCGGAGGTCGCAACGAAAACGCCGTATCGTAGATCAGATTCGCCAACAGTTTGATATTGTGGCCAGTTCTACAGCTGACTTCGATGGAGTCCAAAACCCTCGGCAGTCCAATTTTCTCCGCGTCGGACACCGCTATGAACCGGTCTCTAATGATCTGCTGCAGCTCTTCCGCCTTCTTCGCTGGCAATGTCTCTCCAACTGCGTCGTAATGTGTCCCCACAATAATAACCGGAGAGTTCGGAGCTCGCGCCTGGATATTACCCAGCCACTGCAAAACTTCCGCCAATCCCTTACGCCCATCGATGATCCTCCACAACACCAGATACAGACTTCGCTTCGACAGGAAGTATTGATGTGTAGCGTAGTACTCTTTTTGCCCTCCGAAATCCCAAGTCCTGAACACCACCGGTCCATGCGTCGAATGCCCTCTGATTTTCTTCTCACAGATCCAATCACCAATATCCACTCCAACCGTAGACATGTTGATCCCCCGACTAGTCTTCGTGTTGATATTCTTATGCCCCATTCGTTTTGCCCAGTGATCTACCTGCTTCTTGTTTCTCGTCGGACCCTCACTCCTCAACTGGTCCAGCAGGCTTGTCTTCCCAATTCCCTGAACCCCCACAACCATCAGTTTCATCCTCGCGTAAGGCCGAGCGTCCTCATACACCGACTTCAAATACCCAATGATATCCATCGTCTTGTACTTCTTACTCTCGATCATCGATCTCAGCGGATCCTGCAACGAACAACCCCTCGTATTCAGATTCCACAGCCTTGACAACAAACCCATGTGCGGCGGTAACTCCGTTATATCCATGTTCCCGCTGATGTTCAACACGCTCAGGTTGGTCAGCTCATGAATCGATGGTGGAATCTCCTTCAACGAGTTGTTACTGATGTCCAACATGGACAAGTTCGGGAATATCAACCGCGACTTGGCCACCCCAATCAAGCTCCATTCCGCATCTTCCGATTCGCCGAGCGTTGTCACATCGTCCGTAGATAGCTGGATTCGCGTCAACGAGTTATCAGCCAATACCAACGTTCGCAAGGATTCCAACCGGAGGTGACGCCGATGGACGCAAACGCTCTTGAGAACTGCCGTCCTCAGCGACGTTATGTTGTTGGAACTGGAGGACGACTTTACAACGGTAACCTCGTTGGAATACGGCGTACTGGAGCTTCCCGAGCTGGCAACGGAGTTTTTGGAGGAGTTCTTCTTTGGTTCTTGCGGGTTGTAGCACATCAGGTGCGGATCGGAAGCAGCGATCCGTGGCAAGCTTGGCCAGCAACTAATTTCGTTGTGACCCAGATCCAGTTGTTTGAGAGACGCCGGATAGCTGGTAACGTGTCCCATCGAGCGAAGGCTGTTGTAGGACATGTTGAGGCGAGTAAGGTTCACGGCAAGACAGGGTAGGGCAAGCGGAATACTGGTGAAAAGATTGTTGGCAAGGTTGAGGCTGCTTAGCTGCGAAACGGTGTGATCGTTTTTGGAATCTGGGAGGCGCAGCTCCTGATCGGTTACTTCGAGGGACTTTGACCAGATGTGATGCTTGACGAGTTCCAAGCTGGCAACGTGGCGATTTCGGGTGAGGGAATCGCTATTGTCTTCATAGGAATACGCGTGGAAGAGACATGCTTCCGTCACTGGGGAAGGGGGTTCTGTAGCGTCGGTACCCAGATCGGCAATGTTTGGTAGCGATGGGAGATCTTTGAGGAAGTTGAAAGCGACGTTGAACTCCTTCAGTTTCGGAGACTTCCACAGCTCGAACGGAAGTTCTTGGAGTTTGTTGTTGGAGACATCCAGGATGCTCAGACTGGGAAGAAGGAAGAGTCGAGGAGGAATGTACTCGAGTCGGTTGTCTTGTAAGTAGAGTTCTTCCAGCACTGGGCAGTTGTATTCGGGTGGTAAGGTTTTGGAGGTGCGACGTTTTTGGGGTTGATACGTCGAGCAGGCGTCGATGTCTTCTGGCAGGGGAATGCGTTCAATTTTGTTCTGTGCTGCGTTTAGGTAGCGGAGGCTACCTAGAGAGAAGATTTCGGGTGGAAGATGCGCAAGGGAATTGTGAGAGATGTCAATGCGAGTGAGGGCTCCTAGAGATAGCTGGTAACAACGAGGATGACCTTTCAACTTTGGATTACACTGGAGAACGGCTTCGCTAAGCCAGGGCATTTTAATAAGCGCAAGACGATAATTATTGCTATGCCAATTGATCATGGTAGCAGTACTGGGAAATAAGGAACTGTAAGTGAAACTTCCGACTAGTGGAAAGGCGCTATATTCTGCCTCCTGGGCAAAGGCCTTCTTGTTGATCTTATAGTCCGGGTCGGCATGTGCTTTGATAGACAACAGTCTGCAGACGATTTGTTCATCTGCGTTTTGAATAGCGATACCCAGTGCTATCGATTGATCATCTTTGGCACCATATTTGAGAAGTAGATCAACCATAGCTAAGGATTTCTGACGAGTAGCTTCCGCCAGGGGAACGTTagaaaatccgtagatttcatCCGAAGCCCTAGAAGAGCAAACATTATATGAAATGAAACAAACTTACTAGACAGCTTCTACTCACTTGGGATCATTCTGGTCTTCAACGGCCCTCGCCACCACATTGGGATCCGCGCCGTTCTGCAACAGAAGCGTAACTACATCCAGGAAACCTCCACGTACTGCTGCCAGTAAAGCGGTCTCACGAGCCGCTCCACACAAGATATTCAGATCCAAAGGACATCGCAGCTCTGTGTTTTCATCTCGATCTTCACCTTGATCACGCCCCAGACTCAATCGAGACATGATCGATTGAATGCCGAACGATATCCTCCGGTTGGAAGGACTCAGCGGATTACTAGACGGAGTGATTGCTTCCCGTGCTCCTCCTCCACCATCATCTTCCAGCGAATACCTCACACACTTGACCTTCCAGTTCAACAGCAATTCAACCAACTGCCGATTCCCCAAAAGGCAACTAACATACAGGGCTGTTTGACCGGTGACATCCTGGGTATTCGGATCGAAGGCCAAACGCCACTCGAGCTCTCCGCTAGGATCTCTGGAAAGGGGTGATTTGATTCTACTTGGTTAGCAAGGACAACAAGGTTTGATTAGCAAATGAGGATGGGATGAAGGAACCAATTGAACAAAAGAAAACCAATTTGATAGATGTTCATGAAATGGCATCTTGACTTTATAGAGTTCTTACCTGAACGAACTCATCAACTCCTCCGGATATTGATTCCGGATGAGCAACTCAACCACCGAGCAGTGCCCGTTGATACAAGCTGCATGGAATGGTAACCATCGCTCCACCGTCAACTGCTGGACCAATTCCGGAAATCGTTCCAGCAGCATCGACGCAACTTTCTTATGTCCGTTATGAACCGCCGTATAGAGCGGAGAATAACGCGTCACAGCATGTGCCCTTCCATCCGCCCCTGCATCCAACAGAAGTTGAACGATGCGCTCGGACCCGTTCTGGGAAGCTCTACAAGTGCGGAAACAACTCAGAATAGGTATCAACCATTCAAATGACGGGAAACCTACATGAAAAGAAGCGTGTTTGCTCCTCCCGGAGCCATGTTGACGATGATCTCCCTCTCCGGACCGATGTTGTCCAGCAGCAGTTGAACTAGCGTCTCGTCCGAAGATGCCACCGCTTCGCGCAGATTCTTGTGCTTCTGGGCTCGGATCTGCTCCCGGGTATCTGCAAGTGGAAATGAAATATGGACACATTTAAGGACAGGTGATCAAGGCGAATCGAGAGATCAATTTCAGCTGACGGTTGCAACATCGTAACCCCTAAGTTACTTCCAGTTTTTCCAACGCATTTCACATGTGATCGGGTTTAGGTGTCGATTTACTGTGTAATAAACATGATTTGCAACGAACTGTATGAACCCATGCGTGATGCGGTTTTTGCGGTTGACTGCCGTGTCTGGCTGCTTCGAACGGATGGAACGCACGGAAATGCGGTGGGGAATCGAAGTTCGATGGAGCGCGATGGAATAGTTATTGCTATTGCTGAATGGAGCACTTTAGGGTGAATAAAAAACTATCGTCGGATCGGATGTGAATCCACTAATTGGAATTGAAATTGATGTTTaaattgaatcaattcaatctgCGAAGAATAACTGTCGATTATGTGTATCTATTTCTATAACAGAATAACAGACTTCCGTTGTAGGAAGGTAGCACGTTGCTGTAGTCCTGTTTCGTACATAATACACTGCCCACATTATTATGGGTCACCTTCtcacgattattagtcactctGTTCCACACGCATTTCAAATGgaaatgacccataatagtggttGACCCATGATAGTGTGACCACTGTACATACATAGTCCAATTGCATCTTTTGACCAAGGTGTTCTTGACGGACTTCGATGGCATTCTATGTTTTGGAGATTCACGTCTGCATTGACTTAGTAGCGATAactaaatttttcaacaattgataTACAACAGACCATCTCAAATAGTGTCCGATTTTTACGTTTCATGACTTTGGTTCGATACAGGAACTATACTGCAGAGTGATTCCATTGGCCTAATAATAATTCCTTTTTGCTTGACCTCATACTACTCATACTCATAGCCCTGAATTGAAGACGACAAATtccgttcaaaattatttagaaTCATGATAACGTACTCCTCCATTGCGTCTTTTGTATCTCTTCTTATTGTGCTAAATACCTACTCGCAGGATTGGAAGGTTTCACGGACAACTTATTGCAGGATTGCATTCAGATTTCGATGCTTTACACTGAACGGAATCTCCCGCCAtgaattgaatgatttgtaattcaCTTGACTGCAATTCATCATAATCCTCATTTTGAATGATTATTAAAAGATATGATGCATCCACTGACTCTAAAATAAAATCATCCAatgatttgatgatttttagTGCGCATCCGTATGacattaaataattaaattacagtcgacatctcgatgttctacatctcgatatctcttccTATGGACTAatgcactgccgttatacgcataattgtgccatgttactttttgtgcattttgactttttttcatcaaacagtttatttttacgtatagttttagaaaacacttaccaaacattaactttgttcggaaactcaatgaaaagcaagccaagtcaatttgcccattgatgaatttccacgcataactgtcccactactgtatttctacgcataactgtcacactatacaattcgctgcgctaatcttgaacaaaatattcagttgtcagttttgaattcgctggtgtttgggaaaatcgtttttaaCATCTTCTTACGTTGGTTTTGCATCCCATGTgaaacacaacctgttttatgtgtttgtattatcgggatgcaatcatcattcatgcgagtcTGATgtcaaattttattgaaattttcaatattaaaatattttttcccatccgttcttcaatgaatttcagttaaATTATCAGGGTCAATCACAAAGtttttctagtttttggaaccgcggttgtcgattagaaatttaccgtaattttgAATTCATCGCGGGGAGCACTGAAGTAATCCCACTTAAAGAATCAGAAACCACTtcaatttcgagtccatggtttgcgacaaatcaacttcatgatttagcaaaccaagtctaaataaaaatggttcGACCATCATTTGGATGACTttgccacatgctgggttgttccgaataccggttcactggtggaggTGGCCATCATAtaggcgaatctgaaacctggcttgcgacatatcaattttcactAAAGGTGGTTCAGTTGTATTttaatgacttgaccacatgtcggattgttccgaattcctGGTTTCATGGGGGAAATGGCCA is a genomic window containing:
- the LOC5570593 gene encoding leucine-rich repeat serine/threonine-protein kinase 1 isoform X6, which codes for MSWKFREVPKSGAERALDACDYFVDEVIEPWKIPDTREQIRAQKHKNLREAVASSDETLVQLLLDNIGPEREIIVNMAPGGANTLLFIASQNGSERIVQLLLDAGADGRAHAVTRYSPLYTAVHNGHKKVASMLLERFPELVQQLTVERWLPFHAACINGHCSVVELLIRNQYPEELMSSFRDPSGELEWRLAFDPNTQDVTGQTALYVSCLLGNRQLVELLLNWKVKCVRYSLEDDGGGGAREAITPSSNPLSPSNRRISFGIQSIMSRLSLGRDQGEDRDENTELRCPLDLNILCGAARETALLAAVRGGFLDVVTLLLQNGADPNVVARAVEDQNDPKASDEIYGFSNVPLAEATRQKSLAMVDLLLKYGAKDDQSIALGIAIQNADEQIVCRLLSIKAHADPDYKINKKAFAQEAEYSAFPLVGSFTYSSLFPSTATMINWHSNNYRLALIKMPWLSEAVLQCNPKLKGHPRCYQLSLGALTRIDISHNSLAHLPPEIFSLGSLRYLNAAQNKIERIPLPEDIDACSTYQPQKRRTSKTLPPEYNCPVLEELYLQDNRLEYIPPRLFLLPSLSILDVSNNKLQELPFELWKSPKLKEFNVAFNFLKDLPSLPNIADLGTDATEPPSPVTEACLFHAYSYEDNSDSLTRNRHVASLELVKHHIWSKSLEVTDQELRLPDSKNDHTVSQLSSLNLANNLFTSIPLALPCLAVNLTRLNMSYNSLRSMGHVTSYPASLKQLDLGHNEISCWPSLPRIAASDPHLMCYNPQEPKKNSSKNSVASSGSSSTPYSNEVTVVKSSSSSNNITSLRTAVLKSVCVHRRHLRLESLRTLVLADNSLTRIQLSTDDVTTLGESEDAEWSLIGVAKSRLIFPNLSMLDISNNSLKEIPPSIHELTNLSVLNISGNMDITELPPHMGLLSRLWNLNTRGCSLQDPLRSMIESKKYKTMDIIGYLKSVYEDARPYARMKLMVVGVQGIGKTSLLDQLRSEGPTRNKKQVDHWAKRMGHKNINTKTSRGINMSTVGVDIGDWICEKKIRGHSTHGPVVFRTWDFGGQKEYYATHQYFLSKRSLYLVLWRIIDGRKGLAEVLQWLGNIQARAPNSPVIIVGTHYDAVGETLPAKKAEELQQIIRDRFIAVSDAEKIGLPRVLDSIEVSCRTGHNIKLLANLIYDTAFSLRPPGCKEPLLYQRVPASYLALEDVVGAISSSLRQFGADPVLDADRYRSMVTQEMQLRGFKGFRDWSELNQATMFLHDNGVLLHYDDATLRDLYFLDPQWLCDMLAHVVTVREINPFARTGVMKMDDLQHVFKSSCLGSSDNRGYIVSLLNKFEVALSWDARTLLIPSLLPLEEDSTADRVVTVKIATRSKGWVMRTRRNPLNTNLPTYEPVTSEPQTPTLNNACDIQTLPRHEQTISRLLLMSYFPSGFWSRLITRVLADDQVIEAIRSLYPLPKDVSSDPDINQVLNMSSHWAVWQTGLALYYGSTLVFKMREISVTCPTSPYRNPMNRFKLKQDGIWCDIDLTSTSILEIYFPFNALKIRKLDEVGAELASVEIEVNVRCLTQLLALSVDHIDLLLEDWYPTLGTRFVHTSEGRFLVTRLVPCPKCLRDCEDRHVPNFPSQVKSSSGVMGTQRPMMHKRLSVDRRQEFGESSGLNELPGILNDLVPSRKSQDSVGWSDCDSGVGQESADSSRATSIEGHPLVNAGDMPGPPSYSWMVEECILAAYDKKSVACPIHGEIDLSRITPDVNFLDLSENYVIKSGDITRGPLLGRGAFGFVFKATCKTRGSKTIIPVAMKMLQPVAPGPRARQSAIIAYKAALGKWERDPLQHSCKAYCTARQELAVLLTLRHPNIVPLIGVCTQPLALVLDLAPKGALDAVLRHFRRSGARIGPYCFQSLVLQAAKAMEYLHRRRVIYRDLKAENILVWEFPEPHADDHPSNAVHIKVADYGISRITLPSGSKGFGGTEGFMAPEIMRHNGEEEYTEKVDCFSFGMFLYELIALRQPFEGHEAVKECILEGGRPVLTQRETHFPSYCLDLMVLCWDQQPKVRPSASQIVSIASAPEFTHLIDIISLSHPGNTMDGIACPIASVDDETVISGHELWLPCSNSRIDILHGSIKGWQQYHRIMCPQIGTPVKSANGSGYHSQPTTPHQVKQIKLMVACIVEKAVWIGDAEGNIYAFNASDCVHQFSYALEPAQPCPVVALVYLKKFSRVAAGLENGRMFLLDSTLTPSTSVSAEGSFVLSELGSGERLYSACPLWKNDSECELWCGETDGAMNVFSLKNTHVSGQHHLTHFQTPLPTRGLTVALLCASDDWVYSYVAPGCILYQWRSTGKQIENRLDCSKLVPCSESLKSIAIDEHLSPGKCQISAMAALNGELYVGTTWGCIIIIEKQTLRPITIFRPFEEDVRCIVPLYGGPTPMLVTIGRGYRSLIDRYTDVTTGHVTTPSAGAPDKRLKESLLKDRSNNMHALIWTAEHWTPI
- the LOC5570593 gene encoding leucine-rich repeat serine/threonine-protein kinase 1 isoform X5, with protein sequence MSWKFREVPKSGAERALDACDYFVDEVIEPWKIPDTREQIRAQKHKNLREAVASSDETLVQLLLDNIGPEREIIVNMAPGGANTLLFIASQNGSERIVQLLLDAGADGRAHAVTRYSPLYTAVHNGHKKVASMLLERFPELVQQLTVERWLPFHAACINGHCSVVELLIRNQYPEELMSSFRIKSPLSRDPSGELEWRLAFDPNTQDVTGQTALYVSCLLGNRQLVELLLNWKVKCVRYSLEDDGGGGAREAITPSSNPLSPSNRRISFGIQSIMSRLSLGRDQGEDRDENTELRCPLDLNILCGAARETALLAAVRGGFLDVVTLLLQNGADPNVVARAVEDQNDPKASDEIYGFSNVPLAEATRQKSLAMVDLLLKYGAKDDQSIALGIAIQNADEQIVCRLLSIKAHADPDYKINKKAFAQEAEYSAFPLVGSFTYSSLFPSTATMINWHSNNYRLALIKMPWLSEAVLQCNPKLKGHPRCYQLSLGALTRIDISHNSLAHLPPEIFSLGSLRYLNAAQNKIERIPLPEDIDACSTYQPQKRRTSKTLPPEYNCPVLEELYLQDNRLEYIPPRLFLLPSLSILDVSNNKLQELPFELWKSPKLKEFNVAFNFLKDLPSLPNIADLGTDATEPPSPVTEACLFHAYSYEDNSDSLTRNRHVASLELVKHHIWSKSLEVTDQELRLPDSKNDHTVSQLSSLNLANNLFTSIPLALPCLAVNLTRLNMSYNSLRSMGHVTSYPASLKQLDLGHNEISCWPSLPRIAASDPHLMCYNPQEPKKNSSKNSVASSGSSSTPYSNEVTVVKSSSSSNNITSLRTAVLKSVCVHRRHLRLESLRTLVLADNSLTRIQLSTDDVTTLGESEDAEWSLIGVAKSRLIFPNLSMLDISNNSLKEIPPSIHELTNLSVLNISGNMDITELPPHMGLLSRLWNLNTRGCSLQDPLRSMIESKKYKTMDIIGYLKSVYEDARPYARMKLMVVGVQGIGKTSLLDQLRSEGPTRNKKQVDHWAKRMGHKNINTKTSRGINMSTVGVDIGDWICEKKIRGHSTHGPVVFRTWDFGGQKEYYATHQYFLSKRSLYLVLWRIIDGRKGLAEVLQWLGNIQARAPNSPVIIVGTHYDAVGETLPAKKAEELQQIIRDRFIAVSDAEKIGLPRVLDSIEVSCRTGHNIKLLANLIYDTAFSLRPPGCKEPLLYQRVPASYLALEDVVGAISSSLRQFGADPVLDADRYRSMVTQEMQLRGFKGFRDWSELNQATMFLHDNGVLLHYDDATLRDLYFLDPQWLCDMLAHVVTVREINPFARTGVMKMDDLQHVFKSSCLGSSDNRGYIVSLLNKFEVALSWDARTLLIPSLLPLEEDSTADRVVTVKIATRSKGWVMRTRRNPLNTNLPTYEPVTSEPQTPTLNNACDIQTLPRHEQTISRLLLMSYFPSGFWSRLITRVLADDQVIEAIRSLYPLPKDVSSDPDINQVLNMSSHWAVWQTGLALYYGSTLVFKMREISVTCPTSPYRNPMNRFKLKQDGIWCDIDLTSTSILEIYFPFNALKIRKLDEVGAELASVEIEVNVRCLTQLLALSVDHIDLLLEDWYPTLGTRFVHTSEGRFLVTRLVPCPKCLRDCEDRHVPNFPSQVKSSSGVMGTQRPMMHKRLSVDRRQEFGESSGLNELPGILNDLVPSRKSQDSVGWSDCDSGVGQESADSSRATSIEGHPLVNAGDMPGPPSYSWMVEECILAAYDKKSVACPIHGEIDLSRITPDVNFLDLSENYVIKSGDITRGPLLGRGAFGFVFKATCKTRGSKTIIPVAMKMLQPVAPGPRARQSAIIAYKAALGKWERDPLQHSCKAYCTARQELAVLLTLRHPNIVPLIGVCTQPLALVLDLAPKGALDAVLRHFRRSGARIGPYCFQSLVLQAAKAMEYLHRRRVIYRDLKAENILVWEFPEPHADDHPSNAVHIKVADYGISRITLPSGSKGFGGTEGFMAPEIMRHNGEEEYTEKVDCFSFGMFLYELIALRQPFEGHEAVKECILEGGRPVLTQRETHFPSYCLDLMVLCWDQQPKVRPSASQIVSIASAPEFTHLIDIISLSHPGNTMDGIACPIASVDDETVISGHELWLPCSNSRIDILHGSIKGWQQYHRIMCPQIGTPVKSANGSGYHSQPTTPHQVKQIKLMVACIVEKAVWIGDAEGNIYAFNASDCVHQFSYALEPAQPCPVVALVYLKKFSRVAAGLENGRMFLLDSTLTPSTSVSAEGSFVLSELGSGERLYSACPLWKNDSECELWCGETDGAMNVFSLKNTHVSGQHHLTHFQTPLPTRGLTVALLCASDDWVYSYVAPGCILYQWRSTGKQIENRLDCSKLVPCSESLKSIAIDEHLSPGKCQISAMAALNGELYVGTTWGCIIIIEKQTLRPITIFRPFEEDVRCIVPLYGGPTPMLVTIGRGYRSLIDRYTDVTTGHVTTPSAGAPDKRLKESLLKDRSNNMHALIWTAEHWTPI